In one window of Bifidobacterium sp. WK041_4_12 DNA:
- a CDS encoding Pr6Pr family membrane protein, producing MRFFVGIYRLIIAFFCFSGTYEGWLLGIGSKWVYFTFETNAVLGLIMLWAGAASLLKGIQPPAWLKGCLTLYIIITGLVAWLILPPADPATTTHLYGMMTSTMVHIIAPILASIDFVLFDPHRRYQWHYSLSWLAYFPFYVAFVVIRAQIWPNAGPGKDPYPYGFIDLKALGWQQFGINIVTYALAFFVMGLLLFVIDRILPKKTPLTVS from the coding sequence ATGAGATTTTTTGTGGGCATATACCGTCTGATTATTGCATTTTTCTGTTTTTCTGGAACATATGAAGGCTGGCTTCTGGGAATTGGCAGTAAATGGGTCTACTTCACTTTTGAAACGAATGCCGTTCTTGGCCTTATCATGCTGTGGGCGGGTGCCGCATCGCTGTTGAAGGGCATTCAGCCGCCCGCATGGCTGAAGGGTTGCCTGACACTGTATATCATCATCACCGGGCTGGTTGCCTGGTTGATACTGCCTCCGGCTGATCCGGCGACCACCACGCATCTCTACGGCATGATGACGTCAACGATGGTTCATATCATTGCCCCAATCTTGGCAAGCATCGACTTCGTGCTCTTTGACCCGCATCGCCGTTATCAGTGGCACTACTCGTTGAGCTGGCTGGCCTACTTCCCCTTCTATGTGGCATTTGTCGTGATTCGAGCCCAAATCTGGCCGAATGCAGGCCCCGGCAAGGATCCATACCCATACGGGTTCATCGATCTGAAGGCCTTGGGATGGCAGCAGTTTGGCATCAACATCGTGACCTATGCGCTCGCATTCTTTGTC